A region from the Musa acuminata AAA Group cultivar baxijiao chromosome BXJ1-10, Cavendish_Baxijiao_AAA, whole genome shotgun sequence genome encodes:
- the LOC135594947 gene encoding GATA transcription factor 28-like — protein MYGSMDDDPFMRGRHFVSEIDGIGAATTAAEAEVAPSIEGSTHLQPQPPGPNQLTLSFQGQVYIFDSVPPDRVHAVLLLLNGQQSPEFGGMAVPSHQNYRSVDEASGSKNGQRLASILRFKEKKKNLCFKKKVLYTVRKEVASRMKRNKGQFASSKANSEEVASVTSSWDPAKSNDQEEKDQHAFCLNCGTSKNSTPMMRRGPAGPKSLCNACGLTWANKHSLRSHLKVSAPGTQTMIQDEQGDKDSVVASNSYMFSASTDGHGSIS, from the exons ATGTACGGAAGCATGGACGACGACCCTTTCATGCGGGGGCGACACTTCGTCTCCGAGATCGACGGCATCGGTGCGGCGACGACGGCGGCAGAGGCCGAGGTGGCGCCCTCGATCGAGGGTAGCACGCACTTGCAACCGCAGCCGCCGGGGCCGAATCAGCTCACCCTCTCTTTCCAGGGACAAGTTTACATCTTCGACTCCGTACCGCCTGACAGg GTTCATGCAGTTCTGTTACTTTTGAATGGGCAACAATCACCTGAATTTGGTGGCATGGCAGTACCCTCTCATCAAAATTATAGG AGTGTAGATGAAGCATCAGGATCCAAAAATGGTCAACGGCTTGCTTCTATTTTGCGGtttaaggagaagaagaagaacctatGCTTCAAGAAGAAAGTACTATATACTGTTCGAAAGGAAGTTGCTTCTAG GATGAAGCGTAATAAGGGTCAGTTTGCATCATCCAAGGCAAATTCTGAGGAAGTGGCATCAGTCACATCAAGTTGGGATCCTGCAAAAAGCAATGATCAAGAAGAGAAAGATCAGCATGCCTT TTGCCTCAACTGTGGAACCAGTAAAAATTCTACTCCGATGATGCGTCGTGGGCCAGCTGGACCAAAATCTCTTTGCAATGCTTGTGGTCTAACGTGGGCAAACAAG CATTCTTTAAGAAGCCACCTGAAAGTTTCGGCCCCTGGAACCCAAACTATGATCCAGGATGAGCAG GGTGACAAGGACTCGGTGGTCGCAAGCAACAGCTACATGT
- the LOC135594751 gene encoding ABC transporter B family member 10-like, protein MAETEVEGRDEEETHSSSLSSRPLPFHRLLSYADAVDWALMGLGSVGAVVHGMAQPIGYLLLGKALEAFGSNVGDQTAMVEALKKVIPYVWYMAAATLPAGMLEISCWMYTSERQVARLRLAFLRAVLHQDIEAFDTELTTAKVMAGATHHMSTIQDAIGEKLGHFISCFATYFAGVVIAIVCCWEVALLSLMVLPMILAIGATYTRKMESLSALRMAYLSEATSVVEQTLSHIKTVFSFVGESSSLKSFTRNVKQQYAMSKKEAAIKGLGLGLFQTVTFCSWALVVWVGAVVVTAGRANGGETLAAIMSILFGAISITYAAPDLQIFNQAKAAGSEVFKVIERKPRISYETKGEKLEKIVGGIEINGVSFAYPSRQDKLVLQGFSLSIPAGKVFALVGSSGCGKSTLLSLVQRFYDPISGGISIDGHSIKDLDLEFLRRNVAAVPQEPSLFSGTIKDNLKVGNSEATDEEILKAASAANADSFISLLPDKYSTWRELTESIQVGERQVQLSGGQKQRIAIARAILKDSPILLLDEPTSALDSESEKLVQEALEKVMQRRTVIIVAHRASTVTNADTIVVVEEGRVAQSGSHSDLLVSSTFYNNLFHMHYMNPEMGETQSRNTTTEIIQHTPASEELKEPKNQPSDPPIGRTQTSKSRTANFSRIWFRLNKFELAKTALGSLAAAVAGVSKPLFGFFIMTIGVAYYKKDARETVGKYSIIFCVVGVLALVAHTLQHYHYGVVGEKAMGNLREALFSAVLRNEVAWFEKPENGVGLLATRIVSDTCVIKTIISDRMSVIVQCISSILIATTVSMIVNWRMGLVAWALMPCHFIGGLIQSKSAKGFSGDSALAHQQLAVLASESASNIRTVAAFVHEEQMITKAKLSLEEPMRIGRLQSIKYGMIQGTSLFLWNVAHAVALWYTTILVDKNQSSFEDGIRSYQIFSLTVPSITELWTLIPTVVSAISILKPAFDILDRETRILPDVPDEVNSERILGGIEFECIRFSYPSRPQVVVLDSFVLTVEAGSSVALVGPSGAGKSSVLALLMRFYDPAQGRILIDRKDIREYNLRWLRQQIGFVQQEPLLFSSTIRENICYGNEGASEAETVEAATEANIHEFISSLPDGYDTMVGEKGCQVSGGQKQRIAIARTLLKRPVILLLDEATSALDAETERTIMRALGSSKWRRREDTSCGITRVTVAHRLSTVISSDTIVVMEKGKVVEMGSHSTLIGEADGVYSKLFHLQNQ, encoded by the exons ATGGCTGAGACGGAGGTCGAAGGCCGAGACGAGGAGGAGACCCATTCATCGTCGTTGTCGTCGCGGCCGTTGCCGTTCCACAGGCTTCTCAGCTACGCCGACGCAGTAGACTGGGCGCTGATGGGGTTGGGATCCGTGGGCGCTGTCGTTCATGGCATGGCTCAGCCCATTGGCTATCTCCTGCTCGGCAAAGCACTCGAAGCATTTGGGAGCAACGTAGGTGACCAAACCGCCATGGTTGAAGCGCTGAAGAAG GTGATTCCGTATGTGTGGTACATGGCGGCTGCTACGCTTCCTGCAGGAATGCTCG AGATCTCATGTTGGATGTATACCAGCGAGCGACAAGTAGCACGGTTGAGGTTGGCGTTTCTCAGAGCAGTTCTTCACCAGGATATCGAAGCCTTTGACACAGAGTTAACCACCGCTAAGGTCATGGCAGGAGCAACACACCACATGAGCACCATACAGGACGCCATTGGAGAGAAG TTGGGTCACTTCATCTCCTGCTTCGCCACTTACTTTGCTGGTGTTGTGATCGCCATTGTTTGCTGTTGGGAAGTAGCTTTGCTCTCTTTGATGGTGCTGCCCATGATCCTGGCCATCGGAGCTACATACACAAGAAAGATGGAGAGTCTATCGGCGTTGCGGATGGCGTACTTGTCTGAGGCAACATCAGTCGTAGAACAG ACCTTATCCCACATCAAGACCGTGTTCTCTTTCGTTGGAGAGAGCTCCTCGTTGAAGTCCTTCACTCGGAACGTGAAGCAGCAGTACGCCATGAGCAAAAAAGAAGCTGCAATTAAGGGGCTGGGGTTGGGCTTGTTTCAGACCGTCACGTTCTGTTCTTGGGCTCTGGTTGTGTGGGTAGGCGCCGTCGTCGTGACCGCAGGAAGAGCAAACGGAGGCGAGACCTTGGCAGCTATAATGAGCATCCTCTTTGGAGCCAT ATCGATCACCTATGCCGCACCAGACTTGCAGATCTTTAACCAGGCAAAAGCTGCAGGAAGCGAGGTCTTCAAGGTGATCGAAAGAAAGCCAAGGATAAGTTAcgagacaaaaggagaaaagctagagAAGATTGTCGGAGGAATCGAGATTAATGGGGTGTCATTTGCTTACCCATCTCGTCAGGATAAGCTTGTTCTGCAAGGCTTCTCATTGTCCATACCAGCAGGCAAAGTGTTTGCGTTGGTAGGTAGCAGTGGCTGCGGGAAGAGCACTCTCCTCTCCCTTGTCCAAAGGTTCTACGATCCAATTTCAG GTGGGATTTCCATTGATGGCCACAGCATCAAGGACCTGGATCTTGAGTTCCTCAGGAGAAACGTAGCAGCTGTGCCACAGGAACCATCGCTGTTTTCAGGCACAATTAAGGATAACTTGAAGGTTGGGAACTCGGAAGCAACCGATGAAGAGATACTGAAAGCAGCATCAGCAGCCAATGCAGACTCATTCATATCTCTGCTTCCTGACAAATACTCAACCTGG CGAGAGCTGACAGAATCGATTCAGGTAGGAGAGAGGCAAGTGCAACTCTCAGGTGGCCAGAAGCAAAGAATAGCTATTGCACGAGCAATTCTGAAAGATTCTCCCATTCTTCTTCTTGACGAGCCAACGAGTGCGCTTGATTCAGAGTCAGAAAAGCTGGTTCAAGAAGCCTTGGAGAAAGTGATGCAAAGAAGAACCGTCATCATCGTCGCCCACAGAGCATCGACTGTGACCAATGCAGACACCATTGTTGTCGTTGAAGAAGGAAGAGTGGCACAAAGTGGAAGTCACAGTGACTTGCTAGTAAGCAGCACCTTCTATAATAACCTGTTTCACATGCATTACATGAATCCAGAGATGGGAGAGACCCAATCAAG GAATACCACAACAGAGATCATTCAACACACACCAGCTTCTGAAGAACTCAAGGAACCAAAGAACCAGCCAAGTGATCCTCCCATAGGACGAACGCAAACCTCAAAGAGCAGAACTGCTAATTTCTCTAGAATATGGTTTAGGCTGAACAAGTTTGAGCTTGCAAAGACTGCTTTGGGCTCTCTTGCAGCAGCTGTCGCTGGTGTTTCGAAGCCATTGTTCGGGTTCTTTATCATGACAATTGGAGTAGCATATTACAAGAAGGACGCAAGGGAGACGGTAGGGAAGTACTCGATAATTTTCTGCGTCGTCGGTGTTCTTGCACTGGTTGCTCATACATTGCAACACTATCACTATGGTGTGGTTGGGGAGAAAGCCATGGGAAACCTCAGAGAAGCCCTTTTCTCAG CTGTTCTTCGTAACGAAGTAGCTTGGTTTGAGAAGCCTGAGAACGGTGTGGGACTGCTTGCAACACGCATTGTTAGTGACACTTGCGTGATCAAAACCATCATATCAGATCGAATGTCTGTCATCGTGCAATGCATCTCTTCGATTCTTATAGCGACAACCGTAAGCATGATCGTGAACTGGAGAATGGGGCTGGTCGCCTGGGCTCTCATGCCCTGTCACTTCATCGGCGGCCTGATACAATCCAAATCAGCCAAAGGTTTCTCCGGTGACTCTGCTTTGGCTCACCAACAACTCGCTGTTCTTGCATCGGAATCCGCGAGCAACATCAGAACCGTGGCCGCCTTCGTCCACGAAGAGCAAATGATTACGAAGGCCAAACTTTCGTTGGAGGAGCCAATGAGGATTGGCAGGTTGCAGAGCATCAAGTACGGGATGATTCAAGGCACGTCGCTGTTTCTTTGGAATGTTGCACACGCAGTTGCCTTGTGGTACACCACAATTCTGGTCGATAAGAATCAATCCAGCTTCGAGGATGGTATAAGGTCGTACCAGATCTTCTCGCTCACAGTTCCTTCCATCACTGAGCTGTGGACTCTGATACCGACAGTCGTTTCCGCCATCAGCATACTGAAGCCTGCATTCGACATCCTTGATCGGGAAACTCGAATCCTACCAGATGTTCCAGATGAAGTGAACTCTGAGAGAATATTAGGCGGAATCGAATTCGAGTGCATCAGGTTTTCCTACCCATCCCGTCCCCAAGTGGTCGTACTCGATAGCTTCGTCTTAACGGTTGAAGCTGGATCATCTGTGGCGCTTGTTGGGCCTAGCGGAGCAGGGAAGTCCTCTGTTTTGGCACTCCTCATGAGGTTCTACGATCCTGCCCAAGGAAGAATTCTGATCGATAGGAAGGACATAAGAGAATACAACCTGCGTTGGTTGAGGCAGCAGATAGGTTTTGTGCAGCAAGAACCACTTCTCTTCAGCTCCACCATAAGAGAGAACATCTGCTACGGGAACGAAGGTGCGTCAGAGGCCGAGACCGTAGAGGCTGCAACGGAAGCAAACATCCATGAGTTCATAAGCAGCTTGCCGGATGGATACGACACCATGGTGGGGGAGAAAGGCTGCCAAGTATCGGGTGGACAGAAGCAGCGGATCGCCATAGCGAGAACTCTGCTAAAAAGGCCGGTGATTCTGCTGCTGGATGAAGCCACCAGCGCACTGGATGCTGAAACTGAGAGAACCATCATGCGAGCTTTGGGATCGAGCAAGTGGAGGAGACGAGAAGACACTTCATGCGGAATCACCAGAGTGACAGTTGCTCATAGGCTTTCTACGGTGATCAGTTCAGATACCATTGTGGTGATGGAGAAGGGTAAGGTGGTTGAGATGGGTAGCCATTCCACATTGATTGGAGAAGCTGATGGTGTTTATTCGAAGCTTTTCCATCTCCAGAACCAGTAG